ACACTGACTCAGGACTTTCAAGACAGGCAAGATACTTAATAGAGCAGAGCTAGAATCATCTTACTTGTTTAAAATTTCAGATTTCCACCATTGGTATTTTTGTACAAGCGTGTGGACTTGCCAATTAGAGTCAGGTTGAGGGTAATCTAATCGGTAGTGACCTCCCCGACTTTCAGTTCTAAAAGCAGCACTTTTGAGAATTAAATAAGCTACATCTAGTAAATTACGAGTTTCTGCCCAAAGTCGCAATTGCTTCTCACAGTCTGGTCTGTCAAACTTAACTGGTTCATTTGGATGTAGAGAAAGCAAAAATTGACTTAAAGGTAAATTCGCAAAATCTTGCTGCCAAGATTCAATAGTTGCGATCGCACTAGACAAACCTGACTGTTCCCGACAGATACCTGCACTTTGCCATACCAAGCGCGGTAACTTTTCTCTAAGTCCTTCTAACTGCACTTGCTGGCTTTGCCACTCAGCATCAGCAAGGGTGAACACAGAAGGAGCCAAGATGAATTCAGATTTTTTGACTTCATCCTTGATACTTGTGAGTCTCTCGTTGAGATCAGCCATCTGCGCCCCAAATACAATACATTCCAGCAAGGAATTACTCGCCAGACGATTTGCCCCATGCACCCCCGTACTAGCTGTTTCTCCCACCGCATACAAACTGGGAATATTCGTGCGATTCTTCAGATCTGCAACAATACCACCCATCCAGTAATGGGCTGCGGGGGCTACAGGAATTGGTTCATGAAAAACATCAATGCCCCAATGTTGACAAACTTTGATGATGTTGGGAAAGCGGTGACGAATTTTGTCGGCGGGGATGGGACGCATATCTAGCCACACATGGGCAGTAGCGAGATCGACAGCAGTACGTTGCAGATGGCTGAAAATCGCTCTACTGACTATATCTCTGGGTGCTAATTCGCCAGCAGGGTGATAATCAAAAGCAAAACGTCGCCCTTGATTGTCAACGAGGTGTGCCCCTTCACCACGTACAGCTTCGCTAATCAAAAAACGATCTGCACCAGGTTTGGTGAGGGCTGTAGGGTGAAATTGCACAAATTCTAAGTCCCGGAGAATAGCCCCCGCCCGCCAAGCGATCGCAACTCCATCACCGGTACTCACAGCCGGATTAGTAGTCTGGGCAAATACTTGACCTCCGCCACCAGTTGCTAGTACCACAGCACCAGCCCTAATCCATCTGATTTCACCTTGATAAAACAGGCTAATTCCCTGACATTTACCGCTTTGGGGTTCCAGCCACAGACTCAACGCTAAAGCTTGCTGGATAATTTGAATATTCTGGCGGTGCAATACTTGAGCAGTAAGGGTGGTAGTGACTTCTCTACCTGTGGTGTCAGCGGCGTGGAGAACACGGTGACGAGAATGAGCCGCTTCTAGAGTTAAAGCTAAAGCTTTGCCATGCCGATCAAAAGCAACCCCCAAATCCACCAAGGATTGAATGCAGCTAGGGGCTTGTTGGGCAAGAAATTCTACTACTTTGGCATCACACAAGCCAGCACCGGCTTGCATCGTATCTTCAATGTGCAGTGTGGGAGAATCTTCCGGGGCTACAGCAGCCGCAATCCCACCTTGTGCCCAATCACTGGCGGACAAAGAAACTGTTTCTTTGGTAATCAAGCCGACTTGCAAGTTCTCTGGTAAACAAAGCGCTGTGTATAGTCCAGCGGCACCGGCACCGACTACTAAGACATCAAATTGGCTAGGGATATCTATTTGAGGCAAGGTAATGGGGGAGGGAACGGGAGCTCTTGAGGGGGGGAGTAGGGGGATATATTTTCGTTGATTGTGTTTGTCTACTTATCCCTACTCTAATAGAATAGTCCCACTCCTTGGAATTGGGAGTGGGCTTTGTGCTAGATTAACCGCAATTGCAGTTATCTGTATATACCATTGTTAAAGCGATCGTCTCCCTCGTTGAAAGCAGGCTCGAACTCTGTCACCGTGAAGTGATCGAAGTTGGCTTGGAGAGTTTGTTTTTGGCGATCGCTCAATCCTTCAATATTCAGCACATCCTCTACACTTTTGTAAGGAGCATTTTTAATGATTTTCTTAGCAAGAGTGGGATATAACCCTGGATATTGCTGAAAAGCTCGCACGTTGGTATTATTCAAATCAATTTTTTTCCCAAATTCGGTTCCTAGCTTAGCATCTGCCCGATTCTGACGCTCAATTGCCAAAACTGGGACTTGAGGAAGAGCAAAGCTATAAAAACCAGCAGCCTGTGCTGTCTGAGTTGTTCCTAGCCATCCCCAGCAGCCAAGCAACAGACTAAACACTGTTAATAAACGCACCAATCCTTTCACGATTTTTCTACCTCTTTCCATCAATACTGAAAAAAAACGGCTTTTAGCTAACAAGCGCCATTTAGCTCAGAGTCCATAGTTCTAACTATTGACTCTTGACTATTGACTAGCTGATAGCTTAATCAACACACAGCAGTCATCAGAAACTAATATACAGCTTATTAATATCCACAATATTTGCTAGTACTTGGTTTGACTCTAATTTTTCTGGGAGAGGCAGAACTTAGGAGTTAGGAGTTAGGAGTTAGGAGTTAGAAGTTAGAAGTAAAGAATTATTTTCCCTATCTCCCCATCGCCCCTAATGCCCACTTCCTTCGGTCGTGGGGGCCCCGAGTTCCCCATCTCCCCATCTCTCAAGCAGCACTAGCAGCTATTAAAAACAGACTATCTACCAAAATTGTACTTAAGACTGCGCCACCAAAGGCATACCAGTGTCGTTGGTCTAGACGTAAAGGTAAAACCCCGCATGTAAACAAGACTAGGGCTAAAATCACTGCCCAGGCTTGTCCCCAAGGAGTTTGTACTTGTGTCATAGCATTTTGTAAAATTAATGACACACCAGCGGGTTCCACCTGCATAATTTGCCGCCAATAGGGCATTAAGTCCACTAAGTAGAAATACACGTCTGTCAAGACTGTACCGAGTAAAGAACCCAAATAAAACCAACTGCCAACCTTAGCCCAATTCCGCACCAGACACCAACAAGCGAATGGTAGTCCTATAGACTCTATTGGCAAATGCCATAAAGGTTCCCAACGCAACCAGCCCCAATAAATTGCTCCTGCTAGCCAACTCCAGCTAAAGCCTAAGAGCAAATCTCCCCACAAATAAGTTGCAGGACGCGACATTAAGGCAAAACTCAGCCATATCCAAAATCCAGTCATCGCTAAACTCAGACTTGGTAGCGATCGCACTAATGGCGCTTCCACAAAAACTGGTACTGATACCAAAAATACTGCTGCCGCAAATACTAACCAAGTTTGTCGCCAAGGTATTGAGAACGGAAAAGAGGCAGATGAGGAGAGTGCAGACTCCAATTTCATGATACTTTCTTGCCCAGCCTCGGTTGAATGTAACTCAGTATCAATAGAGGTGGCTGTAGTGTTGTAAGACGACAATGTATTATTAATCAAAGTTTTTAATATTTGTTACTAAACTTTATCTTATTTAAGATATCACATCTCAAAATCCCCCCCTAGGGCATTTTTATTATACTCAAATTTTGTCAAAAGCTGGTGTCATTGGAGAGGATAAACATACGAAACTCTTTTGTGTCTGTGCTTGTCCGTAATTTCCCCCCTCCCCTTGTCGTCTTCTGGTCTGCTAAATATTAAAGTTTGATGAATTGCCAAAATTGCGTTGACTTATTGAGATGGGTGTAAGAACATGGTCAGCGTCTTAGATGATGTTATCGATCGCTAAAATTGAATTATTTACAAGATTGGGTGTAGCTAAAAGTATAAACAATAACATCATCACTTAAACAGTGTTCATTCTCTTCTCTAGAATAGGAAAAAGGTATTATGGAGTTTATTCAAGCTTTTATTTTAGGTATAGTTCAAGGTATTACAGAGTTTTTACCAATCAGTAGCACTGCACATCTGCTGATTGTGACAAAGATATTTGGTTGGAAAGAGCTAGGTTCTAAAGATTTTGTCGATGCAATTCAATTTGGTAGTGTTATAGCGATTGTGGGATACTTTTGGTCGCTGATTTCTAGCGTATTCAAAGGTGGAATTGAAGCCCTAAAACAAAAAGACTGGGAACGCGAAGAATGGAAAATTATTGTAGGTATTGCAGTCGGAACACTACCTGCATTAATTGTCGGCTTTATTTTGAAAGATGTGATCCCTGAGAGTGCCTTAATTATTGCCATCATGTCAATTATCATGGCAGTTTTACTAGGTTTGGCAGAAAAAATTGGTACTCGCAAGCGAGGTTTCGAGTCATTGCAGATTCGGGATGGTATTTTGGTGGGATTAGGACAAACACTTGCTTTGATTCCTGGTGTTTCTCGTTCTGGCTCGACATTGACGACTGGATTATTTTTAGGATTAGAACGCGCTACAGCAGCAAAATTTTCATTTTTATTAGGGTTTCCAACTCTGACTATTGCAACCCTATATAAAAGTTTAAAAATATTCAAATTATTTCAAGCTCATCAGTTACCAGATAATATTGTTGCACTGTTAATTGTAGGGATTATTTCAACGTTTATTTTTTCCTACCTATCAATTGCATTCTTAATTAAATACTTAGCAACTAAAAATACTTTAATTTTTGTTTGGTATAGATTAGCATTCGGCAGTGTTATTTTATTAGCGATCGCAGCAGGTTGGCAAGCATAATTAGATAATAGTCATTAGTCATTGGAAGTGTTAACTGTTGACTGAGGAGTTATTATTCGCTCCTCTACTCCTTTCTTTGCCCCTTTGCTCTCCATCTCCCTATGTCTACCATTCAACCAGCCCGCAT
Above is a window of Nostoc sp. UHCC 0702 DNA encoding:
- a CDS encoding undecaprenyl-diphosphate phosphatase, whose protein sequence is MEFIQAFILGIVQGITEFLPISSTAHLLIVTKIFGWKELGSKDFVDAIQFGSVIAIVGYFWSLISSVFKGGIEALKQKDWEREEWKIIVGIAVGTLPALIVGFILKDVIPESALIIAIMSIIMAVLLGLAEKIGTRKRGFESLQIRDGILVGLGQTLALIPGVSRSGSTLTTGLFLGLERATAAKFSFLLGFPTLTIATLYKSLKIFKLFQAHQLPDNIVALLIVGIISTFIFSYLSIAFLIKYLATKNTLIFVWYRLAFGSVILLAIAAGWQA
- the psbU gene encoding photosystem II complex extrinsic protein PsbU, translated to MKGLVRLLTVFSLLLGCWGWLGTTQTAQAAGFYSFALPQVPVLAIERQNRADAKLGTEFGKKIDLNNTNVRAFQQYPGLYPTLAKKIIKNAPYKSVEDVLNIEGLSDRQKQTLQANFDHFTVTEFEPAFNEGDDRFNNGIYR
- a CDS encoding DUF3120 domain-containing protein; the protein is MINNTLSSYNTTATSIDTELHSTEAGQESIMKLESALSSSASFPFSIPWRQTWLVFAAAVFLVSVPVFVEAPLVRSLPSLSLAMTGFWIWLSFALMSRPATYLWGDLLLGFSWSWLAGAIYWGWLRWEPLWHLPIESIGLPFACWCLVRNWAKVGSWFYLGSLLGTVLTDVYFYLVDLMPYWRQIMQVEPAGVSLILQNAMTQVQTPWGQAWAVILALVLFTCGVLPLRLDQRHWYAFGGAVLSTILVDSLFLIAASAA
- the nadB gene encoding L-aspartate oxidase produces the protein MPQIDIPSQFDVLVVGAGAAGLYTALCLPENLQVGLITKETVSLSASDWAQGGIAAAVAPEDSPTLHIEDTMQAGAGLCDAKVVEFLAQQAPSCIQSLVDLGVAFDRHGKALALTLEAAHSRHRVLHAADTTGREVTTTLTAQVLHRQNIQIIQQALALSLWLEPQSGKCQGISLFYQGEIRWIRAGAVVLATGGGGQVFAQTTNPAVSTGDGVAIAWRAGAILRDLEFVQFHPTALTKPGADRFLISEAVRGEGAHLVDNQGRRFAFDYHPAGELAPRDIVSRAIFSHLQRTAVDLATAHVWLDMRPIPADKIRHRFPNIIKVCQHWGIDVFHEPIPVAPAAHYWMGGIVADLKNRTNIPSLYAVGETASTGVHGANRLASNSLLECIVFGAQMADLNERLTSIKDEVKKSEFILAPSVFTLADAEWQSQQVQLEGLREKLPRLVWQSAGICREQSGLSSAIATIESWQQDFANLPLSQFLLSLHPNEPVKFDRPDCEKQLRLWAETRNLLDVAYLILKSAAFRTESRGGHYRLDYPQPDSNWQVHTLVQKYQWWKSEILNK